The following coding sequences are from one Ancylobacter sp. TS-1 window:
- a CDS encoding branched-chain amino acid ABC transporter permease → MMAPDMRGAAPQSLVLKAGIVGGLVGVYVVAVGVFAAFAARPVVAQSVSLGQIMLLSIALAVGWSAADPRQGRSRRLAMAAAAGVLAGLVYAGALLVAREAKLQAMFVALSPAALNTGLFGKAGMAALAAAAIIAGLSALAGGLARQMPAPARRTLLAVGVAILIGALLRDLWISFFSNLLGGRWWVSTIYAGNGLSWIGTAVAVAVGLAWQAFRTLGRREAGKQRTSLAGLVLLLAAAILIPYFTNAFVAQVMLLVGLYALMGTGLNIELGLAGLLDLGFVAFFAIGAYVTALLTADSPLAIAQLSFWEALPIATLCAAAGGFVFGLPVLRVRGDYLALATLGLGEIVRLLVVSDMSAPFIGGAQGIVGIPRPELAGAPMVSQLSLYYLTLALTCLVALAGWRLQHSPIGRAWAAAREDEDVAATLGIDLVQSKLRAYVLGAAFAGVAGALFATTLGSIFPQSFKLDVSINVLALLVVGGLGSLPGVFVGSLILIGLPEFLREFGEYRYLFYGFLLILVMRVRPQGLWPDPLQARSS, encoded by the coding sequence ATGATGGCCCCGGACATGCGCGGCGCGGCGCCGCAAAGCCTCGTTCTCAAGGCCGGCATCGTCGGCGGGCTGGTCGGCGTCTATGTGGTGGCGGTCGGCGTCTTCGCCGCCTTTGCCGCGCGCCCGGTCGTCGCGCAGTCCGTCTCGCTCGGCCAGATCATGCTGCTGTCGATCGCCCTGGCGGTCGGCTGGTCGGCGGCCGATCCCCGTCAGGGCCGTTCCCGACGGCTGGCGATGGCGGCCGCGGCCGGCGTCCTCGCCGGCCTCGTCTATGCCGGCGCGCTGCTGGTCGCCCGCGAGGCGAAGCTGCAGGCGATGTTCGTCGCCCTCAGCCCGGCGGCGCTGAACACCGGCCTGTTCGGCAAGGCCGGCATGGCCGCGCTCGCGGCGGCGGCGATCATCGCGGGGCTGTCGGCCCTTGCCGGGGGGCTCGCGCGGCAGATGCCGGCGCCGGCGCGGCGGACGCTGCTCGCGGTCGGCGTCGCCATCCTGATCGGCGCACTGCTGCGCGATCTCTGGATCAGCTTCTTCTCGAACCTGCTGGGCGGGCGCTGGTGGGTTTCCACCATCTATGCCGGCAACGGGCTGAGCTGGATCGGCACGGCGGTGGCGGTGGCGGTCGGCCTCGCCTGGCAGGCGTTCCGCACCCTCGGGCGCCGCGAGGCCGGCAAGCAGCGCACCTCGCTGGCGGGTCTCGTCCTGCTTCTCGCCGCCGCGATCCTCATTCCCTACTTCACCAACGCCTTCGTGGCGCAGGTGATGCTGCTGGTCGGCCTCTATGCGCTGATGGGCACCGGGCTCAATATCGAGCTTGGTCTCGCCGGGCTGCTCGATCTCGGCTTCGTCGCCTTCTTCGCCATCGGGGCCTATGTGACGGCCCTGCTCACCGCCGATTCCCCGCTCGCCATCGCCCAGCTTTCCTTCTGGGAGGCGCTGCCGATCGCCACGCTCTGCGCGGCGGCGGGCGGCTTCGTCTTCGGTCTACCGGTGCTGCGCGTGCGCGGCGACTATCTGGCGCTGGCGACGCTGGGGCTGGGCGAGATCGTCCGCCTGCTGGTCGTCTCCGACATGAGCGCGCCTTTCATCGGCGGCGCGCAGGGCATTGTCGGCATTCCCCGCCCGGAACTGGCCGGGGCGCCGATGGTCTCGCAGCTCAGCCTCTATTACCTCACGCTGGCGCTGACCTGCCTCGTCGCGCTCGCCGGCTGGCGGTTGCAGCACTCGCCGATCGGAAGGGCGTGGGCGGCGGCGCGCGAGGACGAGGATGTCGCCGCCACGCTCGGCATCGACCTCGTGCAGAGCAAGCTGCGCGCCTATGTGCTGGGGGCCGCTTTCGCCGGTGTGGCGGGTGCGCTGTTCGCCACCACGCTCGGCTCGATCTTTCCGCAGAGCTTCAAGCTCGACGTGTCCATCAACGTGCTGGCGCTGCTGGTGGTGGGCGGGCTCGGCAGCCTGCCGGGCGTGTTCGTCGGCAGCCTGATCCTGATCGGCCTGCCGGAATTCCTGCGCGAGTTCGGCGAGTACCGCTACCTGTTCTACGGCTTCCTGCTCATCCTGGTGATGCGGGTGCGCCCGCAGGGCCTGTGGCCGGATCCGCTGCAGGCGAGGAGCAGCTGA
- a CDS encoding polysaccharide biosynthesis protein, protein MQHERILITGGTGSFGRTMLQDLLDRGCPEIRILSRDEEKQDALRNSLRSANVRFYIGDVRDRDSVDRAMAGATRVFHAAALKQVPSCEFFPLEAVRTNILGSENVLRSAVAAGVRSVVCLSTDKAVFPVNAMGMSKAMMEKIACAIARSIGPDSPTTIALVRYGNVMYSRGSVIPLFIRQLRDNVPITVTEPSMTRFLMPLRDSVALVHHAFEHARQGDLFIRKAPAGTLADLAVALKEIFGRPDHPVDIIGWRHGEKLYETLASAQELTRSEDMGDYFRVSMDGRDLNYRPYFTEGDIHTAEHHDYHSHNTQRLDVGAIRDLVLSLPELAADLEAWERR, encoded by the coding sequence ATGCAGCATGAACGCATATTGATCACCGGCGGCACCGGGTCGTTTGGCCGTACCATGCTGCAGGACCTGCTGGACCGGGGATGCCCCGAAATCCGCATCCTCAGCCGCGACGAGGAAAAGCAGGACGCGCTGCGTAATTCGCTGCGCAGCGCCAATGTGCGCTTCTATATCGGCGACGTGCGCGACCGCGACAGCGTCGACCGGGCCATGGCGGGCGCGACGCGGGTTTTCCACGCGGCGGCGCTGAAGCAGGTTCCGTCCTGCGAGTTCTTTCCGCTGGAGGCGGTACGCACCAATATTCTCGGCTCGGAGAACGTGCTGCGCTCGGCGGTGGCCGCCGGCGTGCGCAGCGTGGTCTGCCTGTCCACCGACAAGGCGGTGTTCCCGGTCAACGCCATGGGCATGTCCAAGGCGATGATGGAGAAGATCGCCTGCGCCATCGCCCGCTCGATCGGCCCCGATTCCCCGACGACCATCGCCCTCGTGCGCTACGGCAACGTGATGTATTCGCGCGGCTCGGTGATCCCGCTGTTCATCCGGCAGCTACGGGACAACGTGCCGATCACCGTCACCGAGCCGAGCATGACGCGTTTCCTGATGCCGCTGCGGGATTCGGTGGCGCTGGTCCACCATGCCTTCGAGCATGCGCGCCAGGGCGACCTCTTCATCCGCAAGGCGCCGGCCGGCACCCTTGCCGACCTCGCCGTCGCGCTGAAGGAGATTTTCGGGCGTCCTGACCATCCCGTCGACATCATCGGCTGGCGGCACGGCGAGAAGCTCTACGAGACGCTGGCGAGCGCGCAGGAACTCACGCGCAGCGAGGATATGGGCGACTATTTCCGCGTCAGCATGGACGGGCGCGACCTGAACTACCGGCCCTATTTCACGGAAGGCGACATCCACACCGCCGAACACCACGACTACCACTCGCACAACACCCAGCGGCTGGACGTCGGGGCCATCAGGGATCTGGTGCTGTCGCTGCCCGAGCTTGCGGCGGACCTTGAGGCCTGGGAGCGTCGTTGA
- a CDS encoding polysaccharide biosynthesis protein, whose translation MAFSDTFSDGDLSYVATHRRSSLFTADIERSADLLSDRLSEKRILITGGAGSIGASTLRELLKFRPRAVHVVDIGENPLAELTRDLRSQADVPLPPDLRFLPIDFGGPAMQRHLKDEPAYDQILHFAAHKHVRSEKDVPSLLQMLDTNALKLDRFLRWLPLYGHEGAEIFAVSTDKAANPSSFMGASKRLMEHVLFASGAQGAPRRSTRFANVAFSNGSLPQAFLFRLARRQPLAAPEGSRRFFVSLRESGEICLLAACAVPAGHIVFPNLDPATNLRPMLEIAEGVLAHHGLKPAYYEDETAAIRAVESELANGRYPLIVTPLDTGGEKPYEEFVGAGESATGVGLEEMSGIPYEAFPADLPAAIEALAALRDDISRDVTKTDVQQQLLRVVAGFRHADSDRSLDQRA comes from the coding sequence ATGGCGTTTTCAGACACGTTCTCCGACGGCGACCTGTCCTACGTCGCGACGCACCGGCGCTCGTCGCTCTTCACCGCCGACATCGAGCGCTCCGCCGACCTGCTGTCCGACCGCCTGAGCGAGAAGCGCATCCTGATCACCGGCGGCGCCGGCAGCATCGGGGCCAGCACGCTGCGCGAACTGCTGAAGTTCCGCCCCCGTGCCGTCCATGTCGTCGACATCGGCGAGAACCCGCTCGCCGAGCTGACCCGCGACCTGCGCTCGCAGGCCGACGTCCCCCTTCCGCCGGATCTGCGCTTCCTCCCCATCGATTTCGGCGGTCCCGCCATGCAGCGGCACCTGAAGGACGAGCCGGCCTACGACCAGATCCTGCACTTCGCCGCGCACAAGCATGTGCGCTCCGAGAAGGACGTCCCCTCCCTGCTGCAGATGCTGGACACCAACGCGCTGAAGCTCGACCGCTTCCTGCGCTGGCTGCCGCTGTACGGGCATGAGGGGGCGGAGATATTCGCCGTGTCGACCGACAAGGCGGCCAATCCCTCCAGCTTCATGGGCGCCAGCAAGCGGCTGATGGAGCACGTGCTGTTCGCCTCCGGCGCGCAGGGGGCGCCGCGGCGCTCGACGCGCTTCGCCAATGTCGCCTTTTCCAATGGCAGCCTGCCGCAGGCCTTCCTGTTCCGCCTCGCGCGGCGCCAGCCGCTGGCTGCGCCCGAGGGCTCGCGCCGCTTCTTCGTGAGCCTGCGCGAATCCGGCGAAATCTGCCTGCTCGCCGCCTGCGCGGTGCCGGCGGGACACATCGTCTTCCCCAATCTCGACCCCGCCACCAATCTGCGGCCCATGCTGGAGATCGCGGAGGGCGTGCTCGCCCATCACGGGCTGAAGCCCGCCTATTACGAGGACGAGACGGCGGCGATCCGGGCGGTGGAGAGCGAACTCGCCAACGGGCGCTATCCCCTCATCGTGACCCCGCTCGATACCGGCGGCGAGAAGCCCTACGAGGAATTCGTCGGCGCCGGCGAGAGCGCGACCGGCGTCGGGCTCGAGGAAATGAGCGGCATTCCCTACGAGGCCTTCCCGGCCGATCTGCCCGCGGCGATCGAGGCCCTCGCGGCGCTGCGCGACGACATCTCGCGCGACGTCACCAAGACGGACGTCCAGCAGCAGCTTCTGCGGGTGGTCGCCGGCTTCCGGCACGCCGATTCGGACCGCAGCCTCGACCAGCGCGCCTGA
- a CDS encoding SDR family oxidoreductase, whose product MRVVVLGATGMLGNAAMRVLAREPGVEVFGVSRRPVTPEEFPGVPAEQFLHIPDIAALDGIADILARTRAETVINAIGVVKQLQSADDPLVALPINALLPHQLARLCGEAGARLVHVSTDCVFDGKRGGYTEEDVANATDIYGRSKLLGEVDAPHAITLRTSIVGHELGSRHGLIDWFLGQEGSVFGFTRAIFSGVTTVELARVIARHVLPDPGLHGLYHLSAAPISKYDLLSIAAQVYEKEIAIVARDEPVIDRSLRSDRFRTATGYAPPDWRRLLADLRDAYRDRG is encoded by the coding sequence ATGAGGGTGGTGGTGCTCGGCGCGACCGGGATGCTGGGAAACGCGGCAATGCGCGTTCTCGCGCGCGAGCCGGGGGTCGAGGTCTTCGGCGTCTCCCGCCGTCCGGTGACGCCGGAGGAATTCCCCGGCGTGCCAGCGGAGCAGTTCCTGCACATTCCGGACATCGCGGCTCTTGATGGAATAGCCGACATCCTCGCGCGCACCCGCGCGGAGACCGTCATCAATGCGATCGGCGTGGTCAAGCAGCTCCAGAGCGCCGACGATCCGCTGGTCGCCCTGCCGATCAACGCGCTGCTGCCGCACCAGCTCGCCCGCCTGTGCGGGGAGGCGGGAGCGCGCCTGGTCCATGTCAGCACCGACTGCGTGTTCGACGGCAAGCGCGGCGGCTACACCGAGGAGGACGTCGCCAACGCGACCGACATCTATGGCCGCAGCAAGCTGCTGGGCGAGGTCGACGCGCCGCACGCCATCACCCTGCGGACCTCCATCGTCGGGCATGAGCTGGGCAGCCGGCACGGGCTGATCGACTGGTTCCTTGGACAGGAGGGATCGGTCTTCGGCTTCACCCGGGCCATCTTCTCCGGCGTCACCACGGTGGAACTCGCCCGCGTCATCGCGCGCCACGTGCTGCCCGATCCCGGCCTGCATGGGCTCTATCACCTGTCGGCGGCGCCGATCAGCAAATACGATCTGCTGTCCATCGCCGCGCAGGTGTATGAAAAAGAGATCGCCATCGTCGCGAGGGACGAGCCGGTCATCGACCGCTCGCTGCGATCGGATCGGTTCAGGACGGCGACGGGGTACGCGCCGCCGGACTGGCGCCGCCTTCTTGCGGACCTGCGGGACGCCTATCGTGACCGCGGCTGA
- a CDS encoding sugar phosphate nucleotidyltransferase, with amino-acid sequence MKREEMGQRSPRTAIVLAGGKGTRLRPYTTTIPKPLAPIGDKPIVELMIQRLVRAGFERVVLAVNHMGDLIRAYFGDGSRWNVQITYSLEEEPLGTIGPLRVIDSLPENFLVVNADVLTDLDFMSLLEGHAASDAIFTVAATRREQRIEYGVLDVAGGSLVGFKEKPVVEHMVSMGVYAASRRVLDHIPATGAFGFDQLMLTLLAADEKVAIHHHHGFWLDIGRPDDYEIANDLIAKDKDRFI; translated from the coding sequence ATGAAGCGTGAGGAAATGGGCCAGAGGTCGCCGCGTACGGCCATCGTGCTCGCCGGGGGCAAGGGAACGCGGCTGCGTCCCTACACGACGACGATCCCCAAGCCGCTGGCCCCGATCGGCGACAAGCCGATCGTGGAGCTGATGATCCAGCGGCTTGTGCGCGCCGGCTTCGAGCGGGTGGTCCTGGCCGTGAACCATATGGGCGACCTGATCCGCGCCTATTTCGGCGACGGCAGCCGCTGGAACGTGCAGATCACCTATTCGCTGGAAGAGGAGCCGCTGGGCACCATCGGCCCCCTGCGGGTGATCGACAGCCTGCCGGAGAACTTCCTCGTCGTGAACGCCGACGTGCTGACCGACCTCGACTTCATGTCGCTGCTGGAGGGCCACGCCGCCTCGGACGCCATCTTCACCGTGGCGGCCACCCGTCGTGAGCAGCGCATCGAATATGGCGTGCTGGACGTTGCCGGCGGCAGCCTGGTCGGCTTCAAGGAGAAGCCCGTCGTCGAGCACATGGTGAGCATGGGCGTCTATGCCGCCTCGCGGCGGGTGCTCGACCACATTCCGGCAACCGGGGCCTTCGGCTTCGACCAGCTCATGCTGACCCTGCTGGCGGCCGACGAGAAGGTGGCGATCCACCATCACCACGGCTTCTGGCTCGATATCGGCCGGCCGGACGATTACGAGATCGCCAACGACCTCATCGCCAAGGACAAGGACCGCTTCATCTGA
- a CDS encoding branched-chain amino acid ABC transporter substrate-binding protein: MAAHTSLKSIATALAVTMFAALPASAETKGPVTDENGVVVVPAGEPLQIGSFLSLTGADAALGIDARRGVEIALEKISGTYKGHPVEIVYEDETCSPEGGQTAATRLASNPELVAVLGPSCSGAGRAGVPILWQHKVPVVGVGPTSPTLTAPTRGPTFDGFVRVSFNDNATGKFAADYAFKTLGAKTAATLHDGSVYGEQVVRTFEAAFKAAGGEIVASEAVGAADTDLRPVLTRIGTKKPALLFAPLYVSTGAYLVRQMGEIASLKDTELLATDPILAPAFLTAAGKAAIGVKVVGIDFRPETLGPAYQTFVETYKTKFGEPPISSFHAYGYDALGLLLAAVDKAAVEKDGTLYIGKKALNDALHATAGYDGLTGKLSCSALGDCASPVYAVWEFTSEQPDSYALGTNPKRVDK; encoded by the coding sequence ATGGCCGCTCATACGTCGTTGAAGTCCATCGCCACGGCCCTCGCCGTGACGATGTTCGCCGCGCTGCCCGCCAGCGCCGAGACCAAAGGGCCCGTCACCGACGAGAACGGCGTCGTGGTCGTGCCGGCCGGCGAGCCGCTGCAGATCGGCAGCTTCCTGTCGCTGACCGGCGCCGATGCGGCGCTCGGCATCGACGCCCGCCGTGGCGTCGAGATCGCGCTGGAGAAGATCAGCGGGACCTACAAGGGACATCCGGTCGAGATCGTCTACGAGGACGAGACCTGCAGCCCGGAAGGCGGCCAGACGGCGGCGACCCGGCTGGCCTCGAACCCCGAGCTGGTCGCGGTGCTCGGCCCGAGCTGCTCGGGCGCCGGGCGCGCCGGCGTGCCGATCCTCTGGCAGCACAAGGTTCCGGTGGTCGGCGTCGGCCCCACCTCGCCGACCCTGACCGCGCCCACGCGCGGGCCGACCTTCGACGGCTTCGTGCGCGTCTCGTTCAACGACAACGCCACCGGCAAGTTCGCCGCCGACTATGCCTTCAAGACGCTGGGCGCCAAGACGGCGGCCACGCTGCATGACGGCAGCGTCTATGGCGAGCAGGTGGTGCGCACCTTCGAGGCCGCCTTCAAGGCGGCCGGCGGCGAGATCGTCGCCAGCGAGGCGGTCGGCGCCGCCGATACCGACCTGCGCCCGGTGCTGACCCGCATCGGCACCAAGAAGCCCGCTCTGCTTTTCGCACCGCTCTATGTCTCCACCGGCGCCTATCTCGTGCGCCAGATGGGCGAGATCGCCAGCCTCAAGGATACGGAGCTTCTCGCCACCGATCCGATCCTCGCGCCGGCCTTCCTCACCGCCGCCGGCAAGGCCGCCATCGGCGTCAAGGTCGTCGGCATCGACTTCCGGCCGGAAACGCTCGGGCCCGCCTACCAGACCTTCGTCGAGACCTACAAGACGAAGTTCGGCGAGCCGCCGATCTCCAGCTTCCACGCCTATGGCTACGATGCGCTGGGCCTGCTTCTGGCGGCGGTCGACAAGGCCGCGGTGGAAAAGGACGGCACGCTCTACATCGGCAAGAAGGCGCTCAACGACGCGCTGCACGCCACCGCCGGCTATGACGGCCTGACGGGCAAGCTCAGCTGCTCGGCGCTCGGCGACTGCGCCTCGCCGGTCTATGCGGTGTGGGAGTTCACCTCCGAGCAGCCCGACAGCTACGCGCTCGGCACCAACCCGAAGCGGGTCGACAAGTGA
- a CDS encoding branched-chain amino acid ABC transporter permease, translating into MTPGASPAAGGSGEIPDRPAAGGREHGAGEAGAGIGVGIGAALADWRRRSTWVDMVMLALRVSLLVLVSAGLLLSLAHNEYSAGDWLSFAVFGLTLGSIYALISLGYTMVYGVLRMINFAHGDVFMAGAFGALIVADPLIATGSLLAVLLLIAVGAATSAAIAALVERVAYRPFRHRGTLAPLICAIGVSFVLQYTARGLFGTGSRAYDDIPLLDGVVTLGPLQVPLVQIFVILAALLAMGALHLLVQHTRLGASMRAVAEDRETAALMGINADRVVTLTFLIGGVMAGTAGVLYALVFKQIHAFMGFAIGIKGFAAAVLGGIGNIPGAMVGGFVLGLAESFGPAALLSGFGIPAPYQLKDAIAYGLLVIILIFRPQGIFGERLAVKRM; encoded by the coding sequence ATGACCCCCGGCGCGTCCCCGGCGGCCGGCGGTTCGGGAGAGATCCCGGACCGCCCTGCGGCCGGTGGCCGGGAGCATGGCGCCGGCGAGGCGGGGGCTGGTATCGGCGTCGGCATCGGTGCCGCCCTTGCCGACTGGCGCCGCCGGTCGACCTGGGTCGACATGGTGATGCTGGCGCTGCGGGTCTCGCTTCTCGTGCTGGTCTCGGCGGGGCTGCTGCTCTCGCTGGCACACAACGAGTACAGCGCCGGGGACTGGCTTTCCTTCGCCGTGTTCGGCCTGACGCTGGGCAGCATCTACGCGCTGATATCGCTCGGCTACACCATGGTCTACGGCGTGCTGCGCATGATCAACTTCGCCCATGGCGACGTGTTCATGGCCGGCGCCTTCGGCGCGCTGATCGTCGCCGATCCGCTCATCGCCACCGGCTCGCTTCTCGCCGTGCTGCTGCTGATCGCGGTGGGCGCCGCGACCTCCGCCGCGATAGCCGCGCTGGTCGAGCGCGTCGCCTACCGGCCGTTCCGCCACCGGGGCACGCTGGCCCCGCTGATCTGCGCCATCGGCGTCTCCTTCGTGCTGCAATACACCGCGCGCGGCCTCTTCGGCACCGGATCGCGGGCCTATGACGACATACCCCTGCTCGACGGCGTAGTGACGCTCGGCCCGCTGCAGGTGCCTCTCGTGCAGATCTTCGTCATCCTCGCGGCGCTGCTCGCCATGGGGGCGCTGCACCTGCTGGTCCAGCACACGCGCCTCGGCGCCTCCATGCGCGCCGTCGCCGAGGACCGCGAGACCGCCGCGCTGATGGGCATCAATGCCGACCGCGTGGTGACGCTGACCTTCCTGATCGGCGGTGTCATGGCTGGCACGGCGGGCGTGCTGTACGCGCTGGTGTTCAAGCAGATCCACGCCTTCATGGGCTTCGCCATCGGCATCAAGGGGTTTGCGGCGGCGGTGCTCGGCGGCATCGGCAACATTCCCGGCGCCATGGTCGGGGGCTTCGTGCTCGGCCTTGCCGAGAGCTTCGGCCCGGCGGCGCTGCTGTCCGGCTTCGGCATTCCCGCGCCCTACCAGCTCAAGGACGCCATCGCCTACGGACTGCTCGTGATCATCCTGATCTTCCGCCCGCAGGGCATCTTCGGCGAGCGCCTCGCCGTCAAGCGGATGTAG
- the wecB gene encoding non-hydrolyzing UDP-N-acetylglucosamine 2-epimerase yields the protein MLKVMTILGTRPEIIRLSRVMARLDSFCAHRLVHTGQNYDYELNEVFFEDLGVRRPDHFLGTGGGTLGETLGRILIESEKVLAAEQPDAVLILGDTNSAISALMARRMKIPVYHMEAGNRSFDRNVPEETNRRLVDHISDFNLVYTEHARRHLIAEGIQHRRIYLTGSPMREVLDHYRARILASDVLDRLALSPRGYFVVSLHREENVDSRARLGELVGTLSALAARYDLPVIVSTHPRTRKRLEALGAEVDGRVQFMKPFGFHDYNHLQMNAFCAISDSGTIAEEASILGFPAVTPRDAIERPEALDAGSIIMTGLAREAVLRGVDVATKLFAEREATGLPHPVPDDYQVTNTAERVVGLILGTASLSNGWDGIRSNDPGP from the coding sequence ATGCTCAAGGTCATGACCATACTGGGCACGCGCCCGGAGATCATCCGCCTGTCGCGCGTCATGGCCCGGCTGGATTCCTTCTGCGCGCACCGCCTCGTCCATACCGGCCAGAATTACGACTACGAGCTCAACGAGGTGTTCTTCGAGGATCTCGGCGTGCGCCGGCCGGACCATTTCCTCGGCACGGGTGGCGGCACGCTGGGCGAGACGCTGGGGCGCATCCTGATCGAGAGCGAGAAGGTGCTCGCCGCCGAGCAGCCCGACGCGGTGCTGATCCTCGGCGACACCAACTCGGCCATCTCGGCCCTGATGGCGCGGCGGATGAAGATCCCCGTCTACCACATGGAGGCGGGCAACCGTTCCTTCGACCGCAATGTGCCGGAGGAGACCAACCGCCGGCTCGTCGACCACATCTCGGATTTCAACCTCGTCTATACCGAGCATGCCCGCCGTCACCTGATCGCCGAGGGCATCCAGCACCGGCGCATCTACCTGACCGGCTCGCCGATGCGCGAGGTGCTCGACCATTACCGCGCGCGCATCCTCGCCTCCGACGTGCTGGACCGGCTCGCCCTTTCGCCGCGCGGCTATTTCGTGGTGTCGCTGCACCGCGAGGAGAATGTGGACAGCCGCGCCCGGCTGGGCGAGCTGGTCGGCACGCTTTCCGCGCTGGCGGCGCGCTACGATCTGCCGGTGATCGTCTCGACGCATCCGCGCACGCGCAAGCGACTGGAGGCTCTCGGCGCCGAGGTCGACGGGCGGGTCCAGTTCATGAAGCCGTTCGGATTCCACGACTACAACCACCTGCAGATGAACGCCTTCTGCGCCATCTCCGACAGCGGGACCATCGCCGAGGAGGCCTCGATCCTGGGATTCCCCGCCGTCACGCCGCGCGACGCCATCGAGCGGCCCGAGGCGCTCGACGCCGGGTCCATCATCATGACCGGCCTGGCGCGCGAGGCGGTGCTGCGCGGCGTCGATGTCGCCACGAAGCTCTTCGCGGAACGCGAGGCGACGGGGCTGCCGCATCCGGTGCCGGACGACTACCAGGTGACAAATACTGCCGAGCGCGTCGTCGGCCTGATATTGGGGACGGCTAGCCTCTCCAATGGCTGGGATGGTATCCGCAGCAACGATCCCGGCCCTTGA
- a CDS encoding rhamnan synthesis F family protein: MDEGRATEHITAAITLPAGSVPTLSLPLGYDVGAQPWPSLAAIIHLYYDELAPELRDVLTLSMAGPTDLYVTTDTDAKRAALTDCFADWPHGKVEVRLVPNRGRDVAPRIVGLADVHERYELCLNLHGKRSPHWIHGDAWRRDQVGLLAGNREVVLGILEAFRRGPRLGLVMPRIFPPVRPSINWGYDLERCVRLGERLGIAITRSQALHFPAGSMFWSRRGALRPLLDLALTPEDFEEEDGLPRGSMAHAIERLMLHICERAGFHWLAVGRDEVPALDRLVEVRSPQELDAVIAAGFLRLIDPDLNPPDTNGPADLLRARFQPDWQAPARLTLLLDHQCMEAGTGPGSPLRHMIDTFAGERGFTRRRVALPGREEASALLRHLLPPDTEMVVLSRDGLATPLSLGPNDLLLAPEGRAGELGERLLAAGRTFGAAFRLCIVPPPGRPPEPGSDRPGGARAARSDGTRPRQRRAHRGRWPPSGRAGLPPLWNGACVPPPIVRRHRGDRLAAARAPCL; encoded by the coding sequence ATGGATGAAGGGCGGGCCACCGAACACATCACCGCCGCCATCACGCTTCCGGCAGGCTCGGTTCCCACCCTGTCGCTACCGCTCGGCTATGACGTCGGGGCGCAGCCGTGGCCGTCCCTGGCGGCGATCATCCATCTTTACTACGACGAACTGGCCCCCGAGCTGCGCGATGTCCTCACCCTGTCCATGGCCGGCCCCACCGACCTGTATGTGACGACCGACACCGACGCCAAGAGGGCGGCGCTCACGGACTGCTTCGCCGATTGGCCGCACGGCAAGGTCGAGGTCAGGCTGGTGCCCAACCGGGGACGGGATGTTGCCCCGCGCATCGTCGGGCTGGCCGATGTCCATGAGCGCTACGAGCTGTGCCTCAACCTGCACGGCAAACGGTCGCCGCACTGGATACACGGCGATGCATGGCGGCGCGATCAGGTCGGACTCCTCGCCGGCAACCGCGAGGTCGTGCTCGGCATTCTGGAGGCGTTCAGGCGCGGGCCCCGGCTCGGCCTGGTGATGCCGCGCATCTTCCCGCCTGTCCGGCCGTCGATAAACTGGGGATATGATTTGGAGCGCTGCGTGAGGCTGGGCGAGCGGCTCGGCATTGCCATCACCCGCTCGCAGGCGCTGCATTTCCCGGCGGGCTCAATGTTCTGGTCGCGGCGAGGCGCCCTGCGTCCGCTGCTCGATCTGGCGCTCACCCCTGAGGATTTCGAGGAGGAGGACGGCCTGCCTCGCGGCAGCATGGCGCATGCCATCGAAAGACTGATGCTGCACATCTGCGAGAGGGCCGGCTTTCACTGGCTCGCCGTCGGCCGCGACGAGGTGCCCGCGCTGGACAGGCTCGTCGAGGTGCGGAGCCCGCAGGAACTCGACGCGGTGATCGCCGCGGGATTTCTTCGGCTCATCGATCCCGATCTCAATCCGCCGGACACCAACGGCCCGGCGGACCTCCTGCGAGCACGCTTCCAGCCCGACTGGCAGGCTCCGGCGCGGCTGACCCTTCTTCTGGACCATCAATGCATGGAGGCGGGAACCGGGCCCGGCTCCCCGCTTCGGCATATGATCGACACCTTTGCCGGCGAACGCGGCTTCACCCGGCGGCGCGTCGCCCTGCCCGGGCGCGAGGAAGCATCCGCACTCCTGCGACATCTTCTTCCGCCGGACACCGAAATGGTCGTGCTGTCGCGTGACGGGCTGGCGACGCCGCTTTCGCTCGGCCCCAACGACCTTCTGCTGGCGCCCGAGGGGCGCGCCGGAGAGCTGGGGGAACGGCTGCTGGCGGCCGGGAGAACGTTTGGAGCGGCCTTTCGGCTGTGCATCGTCCCGCCACCGGGAAGGCCGCCGGAACCCGGTAGCGACCGGCCGGGAGGGGCGCGGGCGGCAAGGTCCGATGGAACACGACCCCGGCAGCGCCGCGCGCATCGAGGCCGGTGGCCACCATCCGGCCGCGCCGGCCTTCCTCCGTTGTGGAACGGAGCGTGCGTGCCACCGCCGATTGTGCGGCGGCACCGAGGTGACAGGCTTGCGGCGGCCCGTGCGCCGTGCTTGTAG